One region of Maylandia zebra isolate NMK-2024a linkage group LG10, Mzebra_GT3a, whole genome shotgun sequence genomic DNA includes:
- the LOC143420710 gene encoding zinc finger BED domain-containing protein 4-like, with protein sequence METEDNTVNHENDVEKTEDACPWLYLEEFFVYRGRKGDSVQMQCKLCLTSTVISAYKTSASNLKKHIERKHPSKTEQYNITVASTSRQRKTTATPNKLSANTQAKLPDLMLRAANKHVPQATVDKLVINFICEGLQPFAVVEQPSFKELVTTLQPQAKVISRPTVRARICEAADHMKMTLVAALDKVKFVATTTDCWSAHQKSYLGVTCHWIEEASLERRSAALACKRLRGSHTFDMLAGALDDIHCQYKIRGKVVRTTTDSGSNFVKAFHMFGAQNDADEAEDEADPEIIDLTDHRDYHEASAILDEDSGLEYQLPPHQRCACHLLNLVATTDAALAESMNETYKRLSRATFAKCQAIWNKTGRSHLANEVVEDKCELQIIRPNATRWNSTYLAIERIIRIIDEKGEDAIRSICEEFKVKMLSPAEVAFLREYCTTMKPLVKASNILQSESTSFMGWLLPVIQQLLSKLSRLETSSKTCVPLIRALQNGLQKRFGAMMEDPELAAAAVLLPKFKTSWTDRADVTEAALTYIKQHLETTDNESEDQQRESSDEDEFFSRPISRRLQSAVELDGYLACATDTMELLHSFSAIKNLSLKLNTALPASAACERLFSCAGLLFTAKRSRIASVNLENQLLLKLNKRFRK encoded by the exons ATGGAGACAGAGGACAACACTGTCAACCATGAAAACGACGTAGAAAAGACGGAGGACGCGTGCCCGTGGCTATACCTGGAGGAATTTTTCGTGtacagaggaagaaaaggagACAGCGTCCAGATGCAGTGCAAACTTTGTTTGACCTCTACAGTCATTTCAGCTTACAAGACTTCAGCATCTAATCTAAAAAAACACATTGAG AGGAAACATCCATCGAAGACTGAGCAGTACAATATCACTGTGGCATCAACATCTCGACAGCGAAAGACCACAGCCACACCAAACAAGCTCTCAGCAAATACACAAGCCAAGTTACCAGACCTGATGTTGAGAgctgcaaacaaacatgttccACAAGCAACTGTTGACAAGCTTGTCATCAATTTCATATGTGAGGGTCTACAGCCATTTGCAGTGGTAGAACAGCCATCTTTCAAAGAATTGGTTACCACATTACAACCTCAAGCCAAAGTCATCTCCAGACCCACTGTCCGTGCCAGAATCTGTGAAGCTGCTGATCACATGAAGATGACTTTGGTTGCAGCATTGGATAAAGTCAAATTTGTTGCTACCACTACTGATTGTTGGTCAGCTCATCAGAAAAGTTACCTTGGAGTCACATGCCATTGGATAGAGGAAGCGTCCCTGGAAAGAAGATCTGCAGCACTAGCATGCAAAAGATTGAGAGGGTCTCACACATTTGACATGCTTGCTGGTGCGCTTGATGATATCCATTGCCAATACAAGATTAGAGGCAAAGTTGTAAGAACCACAACTGATAGTGGATCCAACTTTGTCAAGGCCTTCCACATGTTTGGGGCACAAAACGATGCAGATGAAGCTGAAGATGAAGCAGACCCAGAAATTATTGACCTGACTGACCATAGGGACTACCATGAGGCAAGTGCAATTCTTGATGAAGACTCTGGTTTGGAGTATCAACTTCCGCCTCATCAGCGATGTGCATGTCACCTGCTAAACCTTGTGGCAACAACTGATGCTGCCCTAGCAGAGAGCATGAATGAAACCTACAAGAGGCTCTCCCGTGCAACCTTTGCAAAATGCCAGGCCATTTGGAACAAAACTGGCCGATCTCATTTGGCTAATGAAGTGGTAGAGGACAAGTGTGAGCTACAGATCATTCGTCCCAATGCAACACGATGGAATTCAACCTACCTTGCCATTGAAAGGATAATACGCATCATTGATGAGAAGGGGGAAGATGCCATCAGGAGCATTTGTGAGGAGTTCAAGGTGAAAAT GTTGAGTCCTGCAGAAGTTGCATTCCTAAGGGAGTACTGTACCACCATGAAGCCACTGGTGAAAGCTTCAAACATCCTTCAGTCTGAGTCCACTTCCTTTATGGGATGGCTCCTGCCAGTAATCCAACAACTACTGTCCAAACTTAGCAGGCTGGAGACATCAAGCAAGACATGCGTGCCACTCATCAGAGCCCTGCAAAATGGCCTTCAAAAGCGTTTTGGAGCGATGATGGAGGATCCAGAgttggctgcagctgcagtcctCTTACCCAAGTTCAAGACTTCCTGGACTGACAGAGCAGATGTAACAGAGGCTG CCTTGACATACATCAAACAACATCTTGAAACGACAGACAATGAGAGTGAGGATCAGCAAAGAGAGTCATCTGATGAAGATGAATTCTTCTCCAGACCAATCTCCAGAAGGCTGCAAAGTGCAGTTGAGCTTGATGGTTATCTTGCTTGTGCCACAGACACCATGGAGCTGCTGCACTCCTTCTCAGCCATCAAAAACCTCTCTCTTAAACTGAACACAGCTCTGCCTGCTTCTGCTGCGTGTGAACGACTTTTTAGCTGTGCTGGTCTACTCTTCACTGCCAAACGAAGTCGGATTGCCTCTGTTAATTTAGAAAACCAGCTCTTGCTGAAACTGAACAAAAGGTTCAGAAAgtaa